The Pseudophryne corroboree isolate aPseCor3 chromosome 2, aPseCor3.hap2, whole genome shotgun sequence genome has a segment encoding these proteins:
- the LOC134994563 gene encoding dicarboxylate carrier SLC25A8-like codes for MVGLKPSDVPPTFMVKFVGAGTAACIADLVTFPLDTAKVRLQIQGECLAEPNIRIVHYKGVMGTISTMVRMEGAASLYNGLVAGLQRQMTFASIRIGLYDSVKQFYCRHSENSGVTCRLLAGSTTGALAVAFAQPTDVVKVRFQAHVKFIDGNRRYNGTVDAYKTIAREEGVRGLWKGTLPNITRNAIVNCAELVTYDLIKEAILNHQLLTDNLPCHFVAAFGAGFCTTVVASPVDVVKTRYMNSTAGQYKNALNCAVTMVINEGNTAFYKGFMPAFLRLGSWNIVMFVSYEQLKRAMMMAHGSWESPH; via the exons ATGGTTGGACTGAAGCCCTCAGACGTTCCTCCTACATTCATGGTGAAATTTGTGGGAGCTGGAACAGCGGCTTGTATAGCTGACTTAGTCACCTTCCCACTGGACACCGCGAAAGTCCGATTGCAG ATCCAAGGGGAGTGTTTGGCCGAGCCGAACATCAGAATTGTCCACTACAAGGGGGTGATGGGGACAATTTCCACCATGGTGAGGATGGAGGGAGCAGCCAGCCTCTACAATGGACTGGTGGCCGGTCTGCAGAGACAGATGACTTTTGCGTCTATCCGAATCGGCCTCTACGACTCAGTCAAGCAGTTCTACTGTCGCCATTCAGAGA ATTCCGGAGTCACCTGCCGGCTGCTGGCCGGTTCCACAACGGGGGCCCTGGCTGTGGCCTTTGCTCAGCCAACGGACGTGGTGAAAGTGAGATTCCAGGCCCATGTTAAATTCATTGATGGTAACCGGAGGTATAACGGGACGGTAGATGCCTATAAGACCATCGCCAGGGAGGAAGGAGTCCGGGGACTGTGGAAAG GGACCCTGCCCAACATCACCCGCAATGCCATCGTAAACTGCGCAGAACTGGTCACCTATGACCTCATCAAGGAAGCCATACTAAACCATCAGCTACTGACAG ATAATCTGCCGTGTCATTTCGTGGCTGCATTTGGCGCTGGATTCTGTACCACAGTGGTGGCGTCTCCGGTGGACGTGGTGAAGACTCGGTACATGAACTCTACCGCTGGCCAGTACAAGAACGCATTAAACTGCGCCGTTACCATGGTGATAAACGAAGGCAACACGGCATTCTACAAAGG GTTCATGCCGGCGTTCCTGAGGCTGGGCTCCTGGAACATTGTCATGTTTGTCAGCTATGAGCAGCTGAAGAGAGCGATGATGATGGCTCATGGATCCTGGGAGAGTCCCCACTAG